One genomic region from Leptospira tipperaryensis encodes:
- a CDS encoding LB_137 family protein — protein MSRIILILTIFIFSLEISAHRILLKSGEEISGNVTENDPTLEEITIQTDDGERKIKKSEISEMRFEEAGNFLCLELDEDPKRTCTHKITKINPQTIYYVTEGGEYLRVALERVKFAQIKEPSARILQQLSKTNIKFTVSSETDDDILSKISILNDESIMVTRGEAESPVILENKNISKLVYKPEDLTPKNPDTSLVMWDYLIPGYYLQRKNYTKSGYAMMGLTGFFIAGAAYEYYAGINVKEKQPLLLPQENGTFLLFDQSNSEYARHKQLNHLFLISLSINYLLNTALISFPAVFSIAATERSLPYAMTKERNIEFKMTYTF, from the coding sequence ATGAGCAGAATTATTCTCATTCTTACAATTTTTATTTTTTCTTTGGAAATCTCCGCTCATAGAATTCTCTTAAAAAGTGGAGAAGAGATTTCGGGTAACGTTACGGAAAACGATCCTACCCTGGAAGAAATTACGATTCAAACCGACGACGGCGAAAGAAAAATCAAAAAAAGCGAGATCTCCGAAATGCGTTTCGAAGAAGCCGGAAACTTTCTTTGTTTAGAATTGGACGAAGATCCGAAACGGACCTGTACTCATAAAATCACCAAGATCAACCCGCAAACAATTTACTATGTTACTGAAGGCGGAGAATATCTCAGGGTCGCGCTGGAAAGGGTGAAATTTGCGCAGATCAAAGAACCTTCCGCGAGAATTCTACAACAACTTTCAAAAACCAATATAAAGTTTACCGTCTCTTCGGAAACTGACGACGATATCCTTTCTAAAATTTCGATTCTTAACGACGAGTCCATCATGGTAACTCGGGGAGAAGCGGAATCTCCAGTCATATTAGAAAATAAGAATATATCAAAATTGGTTTATAAACCCGAAGACCTTACTCCGAAAAACCCGGACACGAGTCTGGTAATGTGGGATTATCTGATTCCCGGTTATTATCTTCAAAGAAAGAATTATACGAAATCCGGATATGCGATGATGGGACTTACCGGTTTTTTTATCGCGGGCGCCGCCTACGAATACTACGCCGGAATCAACGTCAAAGAAAAACAACCTCTGTTACTTCCTCAAGAAAACGGGACTTTTCTTTTGTTTGATCAGAGCAACTCGGAATACGCCAGACACAAACAGTTGAACCACCTTTTTTTGATTTCTTTATCAATTAATTATTTATTAAACACGGCTTTAATTTCCTTTCCCGCGGTTTTTTCGATCGCGGCCACGGAAAGAAGCCTTCCTTATGCGATGACGAAGGAAAGAAACATCGAATTTAAAATGACGTATACTTTTTAG
- a CDS encoding STAS domain-containing protein, whose amino-acid sequence MQNTNSGGIASKDELMVQEITDSHVAGVLKKNMAILKTTGEISLFSAKKFKEAMTDRIENGVNIFLVDLSTTTHIDSSGLAAFISTQARLFKEAQGKIIIFNVPMHLQKIFELTRLDKLIGITLDLDAAMDKAIS is encoded by the coding sequence ATGCAAAACACAAACTCAGGCGGAATAGCCTCTAAAGACGAACTGATGGTTCAGGAGATCACCGACTCTCACGTAGCGGGCGTTCTTAAAAAGAACATGGCGATCCTGAAAACGACCGGAGAGATCAGCCTCTTCTCGGCGAAGAAGTTCAAAGAAGCGATGACTGACAGAATCGAAAACGGAGTAAACATTTTTTTAGTGGATTTGTCTACTACGACTCATATCGATTCTTCCGGCTTGGCGGCTTTTATTAGTACACAAGCGAGACTTTTCAAAGAAGCTCAAGGAAAGATCATCATCTTCAACGTTCCAATGCATCTTCAAAAGATCTTCGAACTTACAAGGCTCGATAAACTGATCGGAATTACACTCGACTTAGACGCGGCTATGGATAAGGCTATTTCCTAA
- a CDS encoding helix-turn-helix domain-containing protein: MAGKLFLIGSNVLLTGVPILNELHEHYSASLILSKDKPFRFRTGSSDWIESQAIFVRPNVEQQLDAQNEDVFIFHFDPDNIRVHGAFFQFSSDYLELDSNLYKRILKFLKAPKSEEEAISLWKQILNELKKDQNVPQERDSRIERVVQTLSESVPEIVSLEELTKSSGLSESRLMHLFKDEVGIPMRKYIQWLRIKACVLSLSKGNSLTVASHDAGFADQAHMSRTFREMFGLKPSLFLKNSSSVQVIFCDFEDDMQL, translated from the coding sequence ATGGCAGGAAAGCTTTTTCTTATCGGTTCAAACGTGCTCTTAACGGGAGTTCCGATCTTGAACGAGCTGCACGAACACTACAGCGCGTCTCTGATTCTCAGTAAAGACAAACCCTTTCGATTTAGAACCGGGTCCAGCGATTGGATAGAATCTCAGGCCATCTTTGTACGTCCCAATGTTGAACAGCAACTGGATGCCCAGAACGAAGACGTATTTATCTTTCATTTTGATCCCGATAACATCCGTGTTCACGGGGCATTCTTTCAATTCTCATCCGATTATTTGGAATTGGATTCTAATCTTTATAAGAGAATCTTAAAATTCTTAAAAGCTCCAAAATCCGAGGAAGAAGCGATTTCTCTTTGGAAACAAATATTAAACGAACTCAAAAAGGATCAGAACGTTCCGCAGGAACGTGATTCAAGGATCGAACGTGTGGTCCAAACACTTTCGGAATCAGTTCCCGAAATTGTTTCTTTGGAAGAATTGACCAAGTCTTCGGGTTTGTCAGAAAGCAGATTGATGCATTTGTTCAAAGACGAAGTCGGAATTCCGATGAGAAAATACATTCAGTGGTTGAGAATCAAAGCTTGTGTTCTTTCTCTTTCCAAAGGGAACTCGCTCACGGTGGCGTCTCACGACGCAGGCTTTGCGGATCAGGCTCATATGAGCCGAACATTTCGAGAAATGTTCGGTCTCAAACCCTCACTTTTTTTAAAAAATAGCAGTTCCGTTCAAGTAATCTTCTGCGATTTCGAAGATGATATGCAACTCTAA
- a CDS encoding DUF962 domain-containing protein, with product MKPIEQWLTEYADSHQNKINKRIHWIMVPTIMFTLLGMLWAIPSGSIQSILPESLGQARLFLNWATIFALVTGIFYLRLSIPMFIGMMLMVVAMLSGIYYIALSGVSTLISISVGVFIVAWVFQFIGHKIEGKKPSFFKDLQFLLIGPAWCLSYFYKKIGISY from the coding sequence ATGAAACCAATCGAACAATGGCTGACCGAATACGCGGATAGCCACCAAAATAAAATCAACAAAAGAATCCATTGGATCATGGTGCCGACCATCATGTTCACTTTACTCGGAATGTTATGGGCCATTCCTTCCGGATCCATCCAGAGTATTCTTCCGGAATCATTGGGACAGGCTCGTCTCTTTTTAAACTGGGCGACGATCTTCGCTTTAGTTACGGGAATATTTTATCTCAGACTTTCCATCCCTATGTTTATCGGGATGATGCTCATGGTCGTCGCGATGTTGTCCGGAATCTATTACATCGCCCTTTCCGGTGTCTCCACGCTGATCAGTATTTCCGTAGGAGTTTTTATCGTGGCTTGGGTCTTTCAATTTATCGGTCATAAGATCGAAGGAAAAAAACCTTCCTTCTTCAAGGATCTTCAATTTCTTTTGATCGGTCCCGCTTGGTGTTTGAGTTATTTCTACAAAAAAATCGGCATTTCCTACTAG
- a CDS encoding DUF1569 domain-containing protein produces MKAQPDSKFLTRKDFLHSSTKLIVLLGTAGAIFPNINDCSSAPAGAQNKGLDFDTLSDSLKYLDTLEKSNSLSGYGNWDAGKIFLHCAQSIEYSIQGYPENKSAFFQNTIGKLVFLKFSFSKKMSHDLEAPIPGAAEIKTDTDWKQSLAILKETILKFQVYGGELKPHFAYGHLSKEEYDQAHAMHIANHCSFITASVTS; encoded by the coding sequence TTGAAAGCACAACCCGACTCAAAATTTCTTACGAGAAAAGACTTTTTGCATTCTTCCACAAAACTAATCGTTTTATTAGGAACCGCAGGAGCGATCTTTCCGAATATCAACGATTGTTCTTCCGCGCCTGCAGGAGCACAAAACAAAGGCCTTGATTTCGATACACTTTCCGATTCTTTAAAATACTTAGACACATTAGAAAAGTCGAATTCACTTTCCGGCTATGGAAATTGGGACGCGGGAAAGATATTTCTTCACTGCGCTCAATCGATCGAATATTCAATCCAGGGTTATCCTGAAAACAAAAGTGCGTTCTTTCAAAATACGATCGGCAAACTCGTTTTTCTAAAATTTTCCTTCTCTAAAAAAATGTCCCACGATTTGGAAGCTCCGATTCCAGGAGCCGCAGAAATCAAAACCGATACGGATTGGAAACAAAGTCTCGCAATCCTGAAAGAAACGATCCTGAAATTTCAAGTTTACGGAGGAGAACTCAAACCTCATTTTGCGTATGGGCATTTATCCAAGGAAGAATACGACCAGGCACACGCGATGCATATCGCGAACCATTGCAGTTTTATAACCGCAAGCGTGACTTCGTAA
- a CDS encoding metal-dependent hydrolase: MKKPFTKTIDGNAPSVRKMDFEALENVPRYYFNDNAIMTHALNSFHVIFPEGERFFIRSVKPFQDRLKSEALKNRVKAFIGQEVQHGKEHERVWTSIRKFGLPLDRIARFYYFTCYKVIFKLLGFLFGPKINLSITAALEHYTATLGEISLKHDLAKDVQGDMKKLLVWHACEEIEHKSVVYDVLQEVAPSYFLRIVGYMIATVMLWSYAILFQYWFLLADKEVSWKKFKEDRRYAREQMAISVPPLYKGFLKYFKKDFHPDQMGGYELAEAKLATL; the protein is encoded by the coding sequence ATGAAAAAGCCGTTTACGAAAACGATCGATGGGAACGCTCCTTCCGTCCGCAAGATGGACTTCGAAGCTCTGGAGAATGTTCCAAGATATTATTTTAATGACAACGCAATTATGACGCACGCTCTGAACAGCTTTCACGTCATCTTTCCGGAAGGAGAAAGATTTTTTATTCGAAGTGTAAAACCGTTTCAGGACCGGCTCAAAAGCGAAGCCTTGAAGAATCGGGTGAAAGCCTTTATCGGCCAGGAAGTGCAACACGGAAAGGAACATGAAAGGGTTTGGACTTCGATTCGTAAGTTCGGATTACCTTTGGATCGAATCGCGAGGTTCTATTACTTCACTTGTTACAAAGTGATCTTTAAACTTTTGGGTTTTCTTTTCGGGCCAAAAATAAATCTATCGATCACGGCCGCTCTGGAACACTACACGGCGACGCTGGGAGAAATTTCTTTAAAACACGATCTGGCAAAAGACGTGCAAGGCGATATGAAAAAACTTCTCGTTTGGCACGCGTGTGAAGAGATCGAACACAAGTCAGTTGTTTACGACGTTTTACAAGAAGTCGCTCCGAGTTATTTTTTAAGAATCGTCGGATATATGATAGCGACGGTAATGCTCTGGTCCTACGCGATTCTTTTTCAGTATTGGTTTTTACTCGCGGATAAAGAAGTTTCTTGGAAGAAATTCAAAGAAGATCGTCGATATGCTCGGGAACAAATGGCGATTTCGGTTCCGCCGTTATACAAAGGATTTCTAAAGTATTTCAAAAAGGATTTTCATCCGGATCAGATGGGCGGATACGAACTCGCGGAAGCAAAACTCGCGACTTTGTAA
- a CDS encoding MFS transporter encodes MPDSRKKIITQTILVLSLVSLLTDVASEMLYPILPIYLKEIGFSIFLIGILEGVAEATAGFSKGSFGRMSDLSGKRLPFVRWGYLLSALSKPMMTFLVSPIWVFLIRTTDRLGKGIRTSARDALLSDETTIKNKGMVFGFHRSMDTFGAVLGPVCALVFLYFYPGRYKELFLFAFFPGILAIAFTFLIREKYREPALRKEGENSHSILLFFQYWKTSPTSYRNLCKGILLFSLFNGSDVFLLLRLKEFGLSDSASIGAYIFYNLVYAGAAYPLGILGDKIGLKSLFIFGLGCFALVYFGMGFGTSSWVLWISFSIYGIFAASTEGISRAWITNLVPQTETATALGTFNAFQSLCMILASSITGFLWTQWNSTVALSASGIVALLAGTYIFFSEAPTKQKSP; translated from the coding sequence ATGCCCGATTCACGAAAAAAAATCATCACGCAGACGATTCTCGTTCTTTCTTTAGTCAGTCTTTTGACGGACGTAGCTTCGGAGATGCTCTATCCGATTCTTCCCATCTATCTCAAAGAAATCGGATTCTCCATTTTCCTCATCGGAATTTTAGAAGGAGTCGCGGAGGCCACCGCAGGTTTTAGCAAGGGTTCGTTTGGAAGAATGTCCGATCTCAGTGGAAAACGATTACCCTTTGTTCGCTGGGGTTATCTCCTGAGCGCGCTTTCCAAACCGATGATGACTTTTTTGGTTTCTCCGATTTGGGTTTTTCTGATTCGCACCACGGACCGTCTTGGAAAAGGAATTCGCACGTCGGCGAGAGACGCGCTTCTTTCGGACGAGACAACGATCAAAAATAAAGGAATGGTCTTCGGGTTTCATCGATCCATGGATACGTTTGGAGCGGTTTTAGGACCGGTTTGCGCGCTCGTCTTTCTCTACTTTTATCCGGGACGATACAAAGAATTATTCTTATTCGCATTCTTTCCGGGAATCCTTGCGATCGCGTTTACGTTTTTGATTCGAGAAAAATACAGAGAACCGGCTCTTCGCAAAGAAGGTGAGAATTCTCATTCTATCTTACTCTTCTTTCAATATTGGAAAACTTCCCCGACCTCTTATAGAAATCTTTGCAAAGGAATCCTGCTCTTTTCTCTCTTTAACGGATCCGACGTTTTTCTTCTTCTCAGATTGAAAGAATTCGGACTGAGCGATTCCGCTTCAATCGGCGCTTATATCTTTTACAATCTCGTCTATGCAGGCGCGGCCTATCCCCTTGGAATCTTAGGGGACAAGATCGGATTGAAGAGTCTTTTTATCTTCGGACTCGGTTGTTTCGCTCTCGTTTATTTTGGAATGGGATTCGGGACTTCTTCCTGGGTTCTCTGGATTTCATTTTCAATCTACGGAATTTTTGCCGCTTCCACGGAAGGAATTTCAAGAGCCTGGATCACAAATCTTGTGCCTCAGACCGAAACCGCGACTGCATTAGGAACTTTTAATGCGTTTCAAAGTCTTTGTATGATTCTCGCGAGTTCCATCACAGGATTTCTTTGGACTCAGTGGAATTCTACCGTTGCTTTGAGCGCCTCCGGAATTGTCGCGCTCCTTGCGGGCACGTATATATTCTTCTCGGAAGCTCCCACAAAACAAAAAAGCCCCTGA
- a CDS encoding HEAT repeat domain-containing protein — translation MFKNISISIFLFSICTASLFSSDKAVEYADRAYFEQIRKLESGSYEEKVDAADYLKFVSNKLAVRPLLNALKGNPKVPKSLENHPYLKYTVAQALSVMDQEVAVKPTIEEYKKLEPTITEKDEPYFTTKEDYTMVIAAGEILRTIGSYPYAKESEDVLINALSHPNYYIRASAADGLKYMSRRETVNFLVSTLEKEKNDFTRAALLNSIVNILKVADKNFYTLCDMLKSESPSVRYRVSMALGEVDLKAAEFYLRQALLVEDKQSVRDQIRKDLGSVLGFKLPSISVLAVE, via the coding sequence ATGTTTAAGAATATTTCGATCTCTATCTTTCTGTTTTCTATCTGCACAGCGTCTTTATTTTCTTCCGATAAGGCAGTGGAATACGCTGATAGGGCTTACTTCGAACAGATTCGAAAGTTAGAATCCGGTTCTTACGAAGAGAAAGTGGACGCCGCCGATTATCTCAAGTTCGTCAGCAATAAGCTCGCCGTCCGTCCCCTTTTGAACGCTCTCAAAGGAAATCCAAAAGTTCCTAAGTCTTTGGAAAATCATCCCTATCTAAAATATACGGTGGCTCAAGCTCTTTCCGTGATGGATCAGGAAGTTGCGGTCAAACCTACGATCGAAGAATATAAAAAATTAGAACCTACGATCACCGAAAAGGACGAACCGTATTTTACGACTAAAGAGGATTATACGATGGTGATCGCGGCTGGAGAAATTCTAAGAACGATCGGAAGTTATCCTTATGCAAAAGAATCCGAGGACGTTCTCATAAACGCGCTCAGTCATCCTAACTACTACATTCGCGCATCCGCGGCGGACGGACTCAAATATATGAGTCGCAGAGAAACCGTAAACTTTCTCGTTTCCACTCTGGAAAAAGAAAAGAACGATTTCACTCGTGCGGCGCTTCTCAATTCTATCGTGAATATTCTAAAAGTAGCTGATAAGAATTTTTACACACTCTGCGATATGCTCAAAAGCGAAAGCCCTTCGGTTCGTTATAGAGTTTCTATGGCGTTGGGGGAAGTGGACTTGAAAGCCGCTGAATTTTATCTGCGTCAAGCGCTTCTCGTCGAAGACAAACAAAGTGTTCGCGATCAAATTCGAAAAGATTTGGGAAGCGTTCTCGGTTTTAAACTTCCTTCGATTTCCGTGCTCGCGGTGGAATAG
- a CDS encoding polyhydroxyalkanoate synthesis regulator DNA-binding domain-containing protein, protein MKILKRYANRRLYDPETSKTITLEDVAEMIINGEEIRVIDNMSGSDITPKILGQTFLKVSLGQRNEEFSNFMLSALIRETGKDISSLFGRLVLGGIGASYLTRDRLEKILQSMISLGELKLEMATEYRDDLLTHMATRASENKLRIQEDLKKIGKELEESTESDLPLEDLSEKIRKIAESVKEKEA, encoded by the coding sequence ATGAAGATCCTCAAACGATACGCGAACCGAAGGCTCTATGATCCTGAAACGAGTAAGACCATTACTCTTGAGGACGTTGCTGAGATGATCATCAACGGAGAGGAAATTCGCGTCATCGATAATATGTCGGGTTCCGATATTACTCCGAAGATTCTCGGACAAACCTTTCTCAAAGTCTCTCTGGGACAAAGAAACGAAGAATTCTCCAACTTTATGCTTTCGGCTCTGATTCGGGAAACGGGAAAGGATATCAGTTCTCTCTTCGGCAGATTGGTCTTAGGCGGCATTGGAGCCAGTTATCTGACTCGGGACCGCCTCGAAAAAATTCTTCAGTCGATGATTTCTCTCGGCGAACTCAAACTCGAGATGGCGACAGAATACAGGGACGATCTACTCACTCACATGGCGACCCGCGCTTCGGAGAATAAGCTCAGAATCCAAGAAGACCTCAAAAAAATCGGAAAAGAGCTGGAAGAATCCACGGAATCCGATTTACCATTGGAAGATCTCTCGGAAAAAATCCGTAAAATTGCGGAAAGTGTCAAAGAAAAGGAAGCCTGA
- a CDS encoding KTSC domain-containing protein: protein MLETHYISSPEIESIGYDPEIKELHVRMRNGKERIFVKIEREVYTELMQSGSKMEFLQKLIESV, encoded by the coding sequence ATGTTAGAAACACATTATATATCTTCGCCTGAAATCGAATCCATCGGATACGACCCGGAAATAAAAGAACTTCACGTTCGAATGAGAAACGGAAAGGAAAGAATCTTTGTAAAAATCGAAAGAGAAGTCTACACCGAGTTGATGCAATCCGGCTCTAAGATGGAATTCCTACAAAAACTAATCGAATCCGTTTGA
- a CDS encoding MarR family winged helix-turn-helix transcriptional regulator, with protein sequence MSKGKEKKTSQLIDTAFAYYFHRTDRLLRLHFTKLMADYNEDITVEQWILLNQLSVTESASQTDLVDKTFKDRPNVTRLLDGLEKKDLVQRQDDPEDRRKFQVVITKKGKALLERTVPLMLQERKYVYKGLSNSDLQTLKRISETIENNVLDGRI encoded by the coding sequence ATGTCAAAAGGCAAAGAAAAAAAGACTTCACAACTCATCGATACCGCCTTCGCTTATTATTTTCACAGAACCGATCGACTGTTAAGACTTCACTTTACGAAACTTATGGCCGATTACAACGAAGATATCACCGTTGAACAATGGATTCTACTCAACCAGCTTTCAGTCACCGAATCCGCTTCGCAGACGGATCTCGTCGATAAAACCTTTAAAGACAGACCGAACGTTACTCGCCTTTTAGACGGCTTGGAGAAAAAAGATTTAGTACAAAGGCAGGACGACCCGGAAGACAGAAGAAAATTCCAAGTCGTAATTACAAAAAAAGGAAAAGCCCTTTTGGAGAGGACCGTTCCCCTTATGTTACAAGAGAGAAAATACGTTTATAAGGGTCTAAGCAATTCCGATTTACAAACTCTAAAAAGAATTTCTGAAACGATCGAAAACAACGTTTTGGATGGAAGAATCTAA
- a CDS encoding peroxiredoxin family protein yields the protein MRLKTGDNAKAFTVKDYLGKTIHLEDLKGKYTLLAFFRNAECALCNLRVHQLLNAYPELQRKGLQILAVFESTEESIKNSVGKKEIPFPLIPDPSNSLYKLYDVGFSWLGVVKTILTGKKEIKEAEGLGFEMKKVPGMKMDRMPAEFLIGPDLRMQIVKFSKKVTDHISLEDLKAHLN from the coding sequence ATGAGACTAAAAACGGGAGATAACGCGAAAGCGTTTACTGTAAAAGATTATCTTGGAAAAACGATTCATCTTGAAGATCTGAAGGGGAAATATACTCTTTTGGCCTTTTTTAGGAACGCGGAATGCGCTCTTTGCAATTTGAGAGTTCATCAGCTCTTAAACGCCTATCCTGAACTTCAAAGAAAGGGGCTTCAGATTTTGGCGGTATTCGAATCCACTGAGGAGAGTATTAAAAATAGTGTCGGTAAAAAAGAAATTCCATTCCCATTGATTCCGGATCCGTCCAATAGTCTTTATAAACTCTACGACGTCGGTTTTTCTTGGTTGGGAGTTGTAAAAACGATTTTGACCGGAAAGAAGGAGATCAAGGAAGCCGAAGGATTGGGTTTTGAAATGAAAAAAGTTCCCGGTATGAAAATGGATCGTATGCCCGCGGAATTTTTGATCGGACCGGATTTGAGGATGCAGATCGTGAAATTTTCAAAAAAGGTTACGGATCATATTTCATTGGAAGATCTAAAAGCGCATCTCAACTGA
- a CDS encoding alpha/beta fold hydrolase, translating to MKRILLYTLSLLLVLLIVLPFIADGENQIIDSEIRSKSGGTFIETPDGFVHYEFKGPENGDVVILVPGFSNPLFIYEPLSKILQKEGYRVLTMDLFGRGLSDRPDTIYNPELFERELLSLFHSLNIQKPVNLIGTSMGGIIVSQFTLKHPEKVKKLGLIAPAGFPMELPLLGKLTRLPWIGDYFTKAFGDRAILNGSKTNFFAPEKFPDFNSIYKEQMKYIGFKRAILSSLRNMPLESFQKDYEKLSESPIPKLLIWGRNDKVVPFKNSEAALKTLKGIEFLPLENEGHIPHFESPERITPKLLEFLKK from the coding sequence ATGAAACGTATCCTGCTCTACACACTATCCCTTTTACTGGTTTTATTGATCGTTCTTCCTTTTATCGCTGATGGAGAAAATCAAATCATTGATTCCGAAATTCGATCCAAAAGTGGTGGAACCTTTATCGAAACTCCGGATGGATTCGTTCATTACGAGTTCAAGGGACCTGAAAATGGCGATGTCGTAATTTTAGTTCCGGGATTCTCCAATCCTCTTTTTATTTACGAACCTTTATCCAAAATTCTTCAAAAGGAAGGATATCGAGTTCTTACGATGGATCTTTTTGGAAGAGGTCTTTCCGATCGACCGGATACGATCTACAATCCGGAACTTTTTGAAAGGGAATTGCTTTCTTTATTCCATTCTTTGAATATTCAAAAACCGGTAAATTTAATCGGAACTTCCATGGGAGGGATCATAGTAAGTCAGTTTACGCTAAAACATCCTGAAAAAGTCAAAAAATTAGGTTTGATTGCGCCTGCGGGTTTTCCAATGGAACTTCCTTTGCTGGGAAAATTGACAAGGCTTCCATGGATCGGCGACTATTTTACAAAAGCATTTGGAGACAGAGCGATTCTAAACGGTTCTAAGACAAATTTCTTTGCTCCGGAAAAGTTTCCGGATTTCAACTCAATCTATAAAGAGCAAATGAAATACATCGGTTTCAAAAGAGCCATTCTTTCCAGTTTAAGAAACATGCCTTTAGAATCCTTTCAAAAAGATTACGAAAAATTAAGCGAGAGCCCAATTCCTAAATTGCTGATCTGGGGAAGGAATGACAAGGTCGTTCCTTTTAAGAATAGCGAAGCGGCCCTCAAAACTCTAAAGGGCATCGAGTTTCTTCCTTTAGAGAATGAGGGACATATCCCTCATTTCGAATCTCCTGAAAGAATCACTCCAAAACTGCTTGAATTTTTGAAAAAGTAA
- a CDS encoding GyrI-like domain-containing protein, whose protein sequence is MKILTFSTLILALCLFGFLFYMGVFDTVPVKEESRGPFYVLSHERIGDYRNVGITFETLQKELPAKGIHNFKLFGIYLDNPNEVPKEKLRCEVGAILTEPISKVPEGLSLELKMRTIPEKKYVLAEFPLKNFLSIFLGIYKVYPKVFQACEEKGCNLKGKHSMEIYEPLTEHKTTYLVPLD, encoded by the coding sequence ATGAAAATCTTAACTTTTTCGACGCTGATTTTGGCGCTGTGTTTATTCGGATTCTTATTTTACATGGGCGTCTTTGATACGGTTCCAGTAAAAGAAGAAAGCCGCGGTCCGTTTTACGTTTTATCCCACGAAAGAATTGGCGACTATCGAAATGTCGGCATTACTTTTGAAACTCTACAGAAAGAACTTCCGGCAAAAGGAATTCACAACTTCAAACTTTTTGGAATCTATTTAGACAATCCGAATGAAGTTCCCAAAGAAAAACTTCGTTGTGAAGTGGGCGCTATTTTGACGGAACCAATTTCGAAAGTTCCGGAAGGTCTCTCGCTCGAATTAAAGATGCGCACCATCCCCGAGAAAAAGTATGTCTTAGCCGAATTTCCTCTAAAGAACTTTCTCTCGATTTTTTTAGGAATCTACAAGGTTTACCCAAAGGTTTTCCAGGCCTGCGAAGAGAAAGGTTGTAACTTAAAGGGGAAACATTCTATGGAAATCTACGAACCCCTGACCGAACATAAAACGACGTATTTAGTTCCACTGGATTGA
- a CDS encoding ankyrin repeat domain-containing protein produces the protein MKRMNLILLTCFFGIVSSAYGDSQSDFFEEVRKGDLIKIEKALTKEPELVEYTDSRGRSAVFYAIESGNPKVLKYILDRYNPIDRADNAGEYPIHLAAKYPDSKLIELLIDRDSYLEYLNRNGENALDVALQYGNSNAAAYLMAKGLKASRPKSGPFTIGLYSAYLIISILMTIWVARTLFNNGRIFLVQMFNGEEKLADSINHLLIVGFYLINIGYISLSLTTNQKPLDLAECIEVLTTKVGVVLLILGAMHFFNLFLFAKFRKKISSSFGEAEARA, from the coding sequence ATGAAACGAATGAACTTGATTCTCCTCACATGCTTTTTTGGAATCGTATCCTCCGCTTACGGAGATTCTCAGAGCGATTTCTTTGAAGAAGTTCGAAAAGGAGATCTGATAAAGATCGAAAAGGCCCTCACCAAGGAACCGGAATTGGTGGAATATACTGACAGCAGAGGCAGAAGCGCAGTGTTTTATGCGATTGAAAGCGGAAATCCAAAGGTTCTAAAATACATTTTGGATCGATACAATCCGATCGACAGAGCGGACAACGCTGGTGAATATCCGATTCATCTTGCAGCTAAATATCCCGATAGCAAGTTGATAGAATTGTTGATCGATCGTGATTCTTATTTGGAATATCTCAATCGAAACGGTGAAAATGCATTGGATGTCGCTTTACAATACGGAAATAGCAATGCGGCCGCGTATTTGATGGCAAAAGGACTGAAGGCTTCCAGACCAAAATCGGGTCCTTTTACCATCGGACTCTATTCCGCGTATCTCATCATCAGCATCTTGATGACCATCTGGGTAGCGAGAACACTTTTCAACAACGGAAGAATCTTCTTGGTTCAGATGTTTAACGGAGAGGAAAAGCTTGCGGATTCCATCAATCATCTTCTGATCGTTGGATTCTACTTGATCAATATCGGCTACATAAGCCTTTCCTTGACTACCAACCAAAAGCCTTTAGATCTGGCAGAATGTATCGAAGTCTTAACCACAAAAGTCGGTGTTGTACTTTTGATCTTAGGAGCGATGCATTTTTTCAATCTATTCTTATTTGCAAAGTTCAGAAAGAAAATCTCATCCAGTTTTGGAGAAGCTGAAGCCAGGGCATGA